Proteins from a genomic interval of Prevotella sp. E13-27:
- a CDS encoding NUDIX domain-containing protein translates to MEYTYKYPRPAVTADCVVITKEAEPKVLLIQRGIDPYKGCWAFPGGFMNMDETTEQCAIRELEEETGLKISNLHQIGAYSKVDRDPRGRTITVAYLAIVDSPLDVKGQDDAANAAWFPINALPTLAFDHSDIMADAIKLLYNIQYLLYCQETDT, encoded by the coding sequence ATGGAATATACATATAAATATCCAAGACCAGCAGTTACTGCGGACTGCGTGGTAATAACGAAGGAAGCTGAGCCAAAGGTGCTGCTTATCCAGCGAGGCATTGACCCATACAAAGGTTGCTGGGCATTCCCTGGTGGGTTCATGAATATGGATGAGACTACAGAGCAATGCGCTATCAGAGAGTTGGAGGAAGAGACAGGTCTGAAGATTTCCAACCTACATCAGATTGGTGCATACTCCAAGGTGGACCGTGACCCACGAGGACGAACGATTACAGTTGCGTATCTAGCAATCGTTGACAGTCCTTTGGACGTGAAAGGTCAGGACGATGCAGCCAATGCTGCATGGTTCCCTATCAACGCACTCCCTACCCTCGCCTTTGACCATTCAGATATCATGGCGGACGCAATTAAGCTTTTATATAACATTCAGTATTTGCTATACTGCCAAGAAACGGACACTTAA
- a CDS encoding prephenate dehydratase — MKRIAIQGLIGSFHDIAAHLYFEGEQIQLICCSTFEQVFESIKQDPTAIGMLAIENTIAGSLLHNYELLRDSGTTVVGEHKLHITHCICCMPDDDWSTISEIHSHPVALMQCRNFLSQHPSIKHVEAEDTAGSAKMIAEGQKHGWAAICHAEAARLYGLKVLEDHIEDNKHNFTRFLVVSNPNKADMLRSLTESNKSSIVFSLPHEEGSLSHVLAILSFYKINLTKIQSLPIIGREWEYLFYVDVMYDDLTRYRQAIDAIIPLTRELKILGEYKDGKQTN, encoded by the coding sequence ATGAAGAGAATTGCAATTCAGGGACTGATTGGTTCGTTCCACGACATCGCAGCACACCTCTACTTCGAGGGAGAGCAGATACAGCTGATATGCTGTTCAACATTCGAGCAGGTGTTTGAAAGCATAAAGCAAGACCCTACAGCCATTGGCATGCTCGCCATAGAGAACACCATTGCCGGCTCGCTGCTGCACAACTATGAGCTGCTGCGCGACAGTGGCACAACGGTGGTGGGCGAGCACAAACTGCACATAACCCACTGTATATGCTGTATGCCCGACGACGACTGGTCAACCATAAGCGAGATACACTCCCACCCCGTGGCCCTGATGCAATGTCGCAATTTCCTGTCGCAACACCCCTCGATAAAACATGTGGAGGCAGAGGACACGGCTGGTTCGGCAAAGATGATTGCCGAGGGTCAGAAGCACGGATGGGCTGCCATCTGTCATGCCGAGGCTGCACGGCTCTACGGACTGAAGGTGCTGGAAGACCATATTGAGGACAACAAGCACAACTTCACACGATTCCTCGTGGTGTCGAACCCCAACAAGGCCGACATGCTGCGTAGTCTGACAGAGTCGAACAAGTCAAGCATAGTCTTCTCGCTACCACACGAGGAGGGATCGCTATCGCATGTGCTGGCCATACTGTCTTTCTACAAGATAAACCTCACGAAGATTCAGTCGCTGCCCATCATTGGCCGAGAGTGGGAATATCTGTTCTATGTCGATGTGATGTATGACGACCTGACAAGATACCGACAGGCCATTGATGCAATAATACCGCTGACAAGGGAACTGAAGATACTTGGTGAATACAAAGACGGGAAACAGACGAACTGA
- a CDS encoding O-acetylhomoserine aminocarboxypropyltransferase/cysteine synthase family protein yields MEKKLSKATICVQGGWEPKNGESRVLPIYQSTTFKYDNTEEMADLFDLKKEGYFYTRLQNPTNDAVAKKIAALEGGVGAMLTSSGQAANFYAIFNICEAGDHIVASNEIYGGTYNLFGVTIKKLGIDCTFVNPEASEEEISKAFRPNTKALFGETISNPGCKVLDIEKFARIAHSHGVPIIVDNTFPTPINCRPFEWGADIVTHSTTKYMDGHATQVGGCVVDSGNFDWDAHADRYPGLTTPDESYHGLTYTKAFGKMAYMTKLVAQLMRDLGSIPSPHNAFLLNLGLETLHLRMARHCENAQKIAEFLEQDERVAWVHYSGLKNDEAHTLAEKYLPNGSCGVMAFGLKGTRETAVKFMDSLKLISIVTHVADARSCVLHPASHTHRQLSDEQLREAGVAPDLIRLSVGIEDVNDLLADIKQALNNI; encoded by the coding sequence ATGGAAAAGAAGCTAAGCAAAGCAACCATCTGTGTACAGGGCGGATGGGAACCTAAGAACGGAGAATCACGCGTGCTGCCCATCTATCAGAGCACCACATTCAAATATGACAATACAGAGGAGATGGCCGACCTCTTCGACCTGAAGAAAGAAGGCTATTTCTACACCCGACTGCAGAACCCTACCAACGATGCCGTGGCAAAGAAGATTGCTGCACTGGAAGGTGGCGTAGGTGCCATGCTGACATCGAGCGGACAGGCTGCCAACTTCTACGCCATATTCAACATCTGCGAGGCTGGCGACCATATCGTGGCTTCCAACGAGATCTATGGCGGAACATATAATCTCTTCGGAGTAACAATAAAGAAGCTGGGCATAGACTGCACATTCGTGAACCCCGAGGCTTCTGAGGAAGAGATAAGCAAGGCATTCCGTCCGAACACGAAAGCGCTTTTCGGCGAGACAATTTCGAACCCGGGCTGCAAGGTGCTCGACATAGAGAAGTTTGCACGTATAGCCCACAGTCACGGAGTACCCATCATTGTTGACAACACCTTCCCCACCCCAATAAACTGCCGTCCATTCGAATGGGGAGCAGACATAGTGACCCATTCCACAACGAAATATATGGATGGTCACGCCACTCAGGTAGGAGGATGCGTGGTTGACAGCGGCAATTTCGACTGGGATGCTCACGCAGACCGCTACCCTGGACTGACAACTCCTGATGAGTCATATCACGGACTGACATACACGAAGGCATTCGGAAAGATGGCATACATGACAAAGCTCGTGGCACAACTGATGCGCGACCTCGGCTCAATACCATCGCCACACAACGCATTCCTGCTGAACCTCGGACTGGAGACGCTCCACCTGCGCATGGCTCGCCACTGCGAGAACGCACAGAAGATAGCAGAATTCCTGGAACAAGACGAGCGCGTGGCATGGGTTCACTACAGCGGACTGAAGAACGACGAGGCTCACACGCTGGCAGAGAAATATCTGCCTAACGGCTCATGCGGAGTGATGGCCTTCGGACTGAAAGGCACTCGCGAGACAGCTGTGAAATTCATGGACTCGCTGAAGCTGATAAGCATAGTGACCCACGTGGCCGACGCACGCAGCTGTGTGCTACACCCAGCAAGCCACACACACCGTCAGCTGAGCGACGAACAGCTGCGCGAGGCAGGAGTGGCTCCCGACCTTATCCGTCTGTCAGTAGGCATCGAGGATGTTAACGACCTGCTGGCCGACATCAAACAGGCACTGAACAATATTTAA
- a CDS encoding RelA/SpoT family protein, with protein sequence MTDRLHFTSEEREAALKLYNEVKELTSSSLSAEEEALLRSHIMTVIEQGQVQRDVFGLNPILLALQTTKIVVEEIGLRRDAVLAVMLRPSMEQSVISLDEVQEKYGESVARILHGLERIQELYKKNPVIESENFRNLLLSFAEDMRVILIMIADRVNLMRQIRDTDNDEAKMQVSQEAAYLYAPLAHKLGLYKLKSELEDLSLKYMEHDAYYHIKEKLNATKEAREAYIADFITPIEQKLKAAGLKFHMKGRTKSIHSIWQKMKKQHCAFEGVYDLFAIRIIIDCPLEKEKQSCWQTFAIITDMYTSNPKRMRDWLSVPKSNGYESLHITVLGPQQKWVEVQIRTERMDEIAERGVAAHWRYKGVKAEGGMDEWLTGIRQMLENANEGMEAMDQFKMELQDEEVYVFTPRGDLLKFPTGATVLDMAYYIHSKVGSACTGARINNKVVTFRQELHSGDQVEILTSSQQKPKQEWLNIVKTSRAKAKIKLALKETQQKEALMVKEMLERKFKNRKIEQDESLMMRTMKKLGYKEASDFYRDIASETLDVGVIIDKYLELQQGEKVVTGDNQARSADEFVFDERVAPTTTQNEDVLVIDQNLKGVDYHLAHCCNPIYGDDVFGFVTAGGGIKIHRCDCPNAPEMKRRFGYRIVKAKWSGKGGSQYSITLRVIGNDDLGIVNNLTSIISKDEKLVLRSINIDSNDGLFRGNLVIMINDNTRLETLIKKLRTVKGVKQVERI encoded by the coding sequence ATGACAGACAGACTTCATTTTACATCAGAAGAGCGAGAGGCTGCTCTGAAGCTCTACAACGAAGTAAAGGAACTCACATCAAGCAGTCTGAGCGCTGAGGAAGAGGCATTGCTGCGCAGCCACATAATGACGGTGATAGAGCAAGGCCAGGTGCAACGCGACGTGTTCGGACTGAACCCCATACTGCTGGCTCTGCAGACAACGAAGATTGTTGTAGAGGAGATAGGACTGCGTCGCGATGCCGTGCTGGCTGTCATGCTGCGGCCAAGCATGGAACAGAGCGTGATATCGCTCGACGAAGTGCAGGAGAAATATGGCGAATCAGTGGCAAGGATTCTTCACGGACTTGAGCGAATACAGGAGCTCTACAAGAAGAATCCCGTCATAGAAAGCGAGAACTTCAGAAACCTGCTGCTGTCGTTTGCAGAAGACATGCGCGTAATCCTCATCATGATTGCCGACCGCGTGAACCTCATGCGACAGATACGCGACACGGATAACGACGAGGCGAAGATGCAGGTGAGTCAGGAGGCTGCATATCTCTATGCACCACTCGCCCACAAGCTCGGTCTCTACAAGCTGAAAAGCGAGCTGGAAGACCTGTCGCTCAAGTATATGGAGCACGACGCCTACTACCACATCAAAGAGAAGCTCAACGCTACGAAAGAGGCACGTGAAGCATATATAGCAGACTTCATAACACCTATAGAGCAGAAGCTGAAGGCGGCAGGACTGAAGTTCCACATGAAAGGGCGCACAAAGTCTATACACAGCATCTGGCAGAAGATGAAGAAGCAGCACTGTGCCTTCGAGGGCGTATATGACCTCTTTGCAATACGCATCATTATAGACTGTCCGCTGGAAAAAGAAAAGCAGAGCTGCTGGCAGACTTTCGCCATCATTACCGATATGTACACCTCTAACCCGAAGCGCATGCGCGACTGGCTCTCAGTGCCGAAAAGCAACGGCTATGAGAGTCTGCACATAACCGTGCTGGGCCCGCAGCAGAAATGGGTGGAGGTGCAGATACGCACAGAGCGAATGGACGAGATAGCCGAGCGAGGCGTGGCTGCACACTGGCGCTATAAAGGCGTGAAAGCTGAGGGAGGCATGGACGAATGGCTAACAGGCATACGCCAGATGCTGGAGAACGCCAACGAGGGCATGGAGGCTATGGATCAGTTCAAAATGGAACTGCAAGACGAAGAGGTCTATGTGTTCACACCAAGAGGCGACCTGCTGAAATTCCCCACAGGAGCAACGGTGCTCGACATGGCCTACTACATACACTCGAAGGTGGGTAGCGCATGTACGGGCGCGCGCATAAATAATAAGGTGGTAACATTCCGTCAGGAGCTGCACTCGGGCGACCAGGTAGAGATACTCACATCGTCGCAGCAGAAGCCTAAGCAGGAGTGGCTGAACATAGTCAAGACATCGAGAGCCAAGGCGAAGATAAAGCTGGCCCTGAAGGAGACTCAGCAGAAAGAGGCCCTGATGGTGAAGGAGATGCTCGAGCGAAAGTTCAAGAACAGAAAGATTGAACAGGACGAGAGCCTCATGATGCGCACAATGAAGAAGCTGGGCTACAAAGAGGCCAGCGACTTCTATCGCGACATAGCCAGCGAGACACTCGATGTGGGTGTCATCATAGACAAATATCTCGAACTGCAACAGGGCGAGAAAGTCGTAACAGGCGACAATCAGGCACGCTCGGCCGACGAGTTCGTATTCGATGAGCGCGTGGCTCCAACAACGACTCAGAACGAGGACGTGCTCGTGATAGACCAGAACCTCAAGGGGGTGGACTATCATCTTGCCCACTGCTGCAACCCAATCTATGGCGACGACGTCTTTGGATTCGTCACGGCTGGCGGAGGTATAAAGATTCACCGCTGCGACTGTCCTAATGCGCCAGAGATGAAACGACGCTTCGGCTACCGCATAGTGAAAGCCAAATGGAGCGGAAAAGGCGGTTCGCAATACAGCATAACCCTGCGCGTGATAGGCAACGATGACCTGGGAATAGTGAACAATCTGACAAGCATCATCTCGAAAGACGAGAAGCTGGTGCTCAGAAGCATCAACATCGATTCTAACGACGGACTGTTCAGGGGCAACCTGGTCATCATGATAAACGACAATACGCGACTGGAAACACTCATCAAGAAACTGCGCACGGTGAAAGGCGTGAAGCAGGTGGAGAGAATTTAA
- a CDS encoding sugar kinase yields the protein MAKIVTFGELLLRFSKLDHMRITQGDMFTSKYGGSEANVAVSLATLGDNVEYITRLPDNAIGHAASQNLMQLGVDTRRVLYGGSRIGTYYLEPAAGMRSSKVIYDRNGSAYYELKPGMIPWREILKDADVLHVSGITAAISQNAADATFEALDIADELGVMVSYDINYRKNLWKYGADARETLKKMLSRCDMMFGDAIEFEWICERKQPPFTAIDSNFEMQMDEYREWFDELHRDYPRCRKWLMGMRNMVASSHHTLTALLWTDGKLLEAPIYDIPDVVDPVGVGDAFMAGLLHSYYAFPGDDNMALNYSLAAAAMKNTIPGDFNLASDDEIMAVVNHQFGLNSLYKTTV from the coding sequence ATGGCAAAAATAGTTACCTTCGGAGAGTTGCTGCTACGCTTCTCAAAGCTCGACCACATGAGAATTACTCAAGGGGACATGTTCACAAGCAAATATGGTGGCAGCGAGGCAAATGTGGCTGTGTCGCTGGCTACGCTTGGCGATAACGTGGAGTATATCACCCGATTGCCCGACAACGCCATAGGACACGCTGCATCGCAGAACCTCATGCAACTCGGTGTGGACACACGACGAGTGCTCTACGGAGGCTCGCGCATAGGCACCTACTATCTCGAACCGGCTGCAGGTATGCGCTCTTCGAAAGTGATCTACGACCGCAACGGCTCTGCATACTATGAGCTGAAGCCTGGCATGATTCCCTGGCGAGAGATTCTGAAAGATGCCGACGTGCTACACGTATCGGGCATTACGGCCGCCATATCGCAGAATGCTGCCGACGCAACATTCGAGGCGCTCGACATAGCCGATGAGCTTGGGGTGATGGTGTCCTACGACATAAACTATCGCAAGAATCTGTGGAAATATGGTGCCGACGCACGTGAAACGCTGAAGAAGATGCTCAGCCGATGCGACATGATGTTTGGCGACGCTATTGAGTTCGAATGGATATGCGAGAGGAAGCAGCCACCGTTTACTGCCATAGACTCAAACTTCGAGATGCAGATGGACGAATATAGGGAGTGGTTCGACGAGCTGCATCGCGACTATCCGCGCTGTAGGAAGTGGCTCATGGGAATGAGAAACATGGTGGCATCGAGCCATCACACGCTCACCGCCCTACTCTGGACCGACGGCAAGCTGCTCGAAGCGCCCATCTACGACATACCCGACGTGGTGGACCCAGTGGGCGTGGGCGATGCGTTCATGGCAGGACTGCTTCACTCATACTACGCCTTCCCTGGCGATGACAACATGGCACTGAACTACTCACTCGCAGCTGCTGCAATGAAGAACACCATACCTGGTGACTTCAACCTCGCCTCAGACGACGAGATAATGGCAGTGGTGAACCATCAGTTCGGACTGAACTCGCTGTATAAGACAACGGTGTAA
- a CDS encoding porin: protein MKKLFFTMLMIGATTSNISAQTNNWFQNVKFSGYGMVQYQGTDKKNSEENGFNLRLVRMALEGRAHKDFYWKAQMQINGNTYDPDKSKTDIRLVDLFGEWQKYEFFKVKAGQFKRPFTFENPMHPITQGFMSYSQNVSKLAGFSDRTGEHGSNGRDLGVQVQGDLLWFGDRSLLHYQVGVFNGEGINQKDKDNRKDIIGGFWVSPIEGLRVGAFGWTGSRYMEITDLAGAKTKRSVSKNRYAISAEYAKDDWTLRSEYIHSQGFGANMKDGDKADGVYALCIAPVIKNKFHVKARYDLYRDKKDWQSSKTFYEVGADYVFTKNLQLNLEYARVNERKNHMNYNMVDVELDFRF from the coding sequence ATGAAGAAACTATTTTTCACCATGCTGATGATTGGCGCAACGACAAGCAACATCAGCGCACAGACAAACAACTGGTTCCAGAACGTGAAGTTCAGCGGATACGGAATGGTGCAGTATCAGGGAACGGACAAGAAAAACTCTGAGGAGAACGGCTTTAACCTCAGACTGGTGCGTATGGCTCTCGAAGGACGTGCTCACAAGGACTTCTACTGGAAGGCACAGATGCAGATAAACGGTAACACATACGATCCGGACAAGTCGAAGACCGACATACGACTCGTAGACCTCTTCGGAGAGTGGCAGAAGTATGAGTTCTTCAAAGTTAAGGCTGGTCAGTTCAAGCGCCCATTCACTTTTGAGAACCCCATGCATCCTATCACACAGGGATTCATGAGCTATTCACAGAACGTAAGCAAGCTGGCCGGATTCTCTGACCGCACTGGCGAACATGGCAGCAACGGACGCGATTTAGGCGTGCAGGTTCAGGGTGACCTGCTGTGGTTTGGCGACAGAAGCTTGCTGCACTATCAGGTAGGTGTGTTCAACGGTGAGGGCATCAATCAGAAGGATAAAGACAATCGCAAGGACATCATCGGAGGATTCTGGGTATCACCAATAGAAGGACTGCGCGTAGGAGCATTCGGATGGACAGGTTCACGTTATATGGAGATAACTGACCTGGCTGGCGCAAAGACAAAACGCAGCGTGTCAAAGAATCGCTACGCCATCTCGGCCGAATATGCTAAGGACGACTGGACTCTTCGTTCAGAGTATATTCACAGCCAGGGCTTTGGCGCAAATATGAAGGATGGCGACAAGGCCGACGGTGTGTATGCGCTCTGCATAGCTCCTGTCATCAAGAATAAGTTCCACGTGAAGGCTCGCTATGACCTATATCGCGACAAGAAGGACTGGCAGTCGAGCAAGACTTTCTATGAGGTTGGCGCTGACTATGTGTTCACAAAGAACCTGCAGCTGAACCTCGAGTATGCTCGCGTGAACGAGCGCAAGAACCACATGAACTACAACATGGTTGACGTGGAGCTCGATTTCCGCTTCTAA
- a CDS encoding asparaginase: MQTKVLLIYTGGTIGMNCNPRTKALEPFDFEHLLSNVPELNQFDTEISTYQFLPPIDSSDMSPMRWTDLSHVIADNYDNYDGFVVLHGTDTMAYTASALSYMLENLTKPVIFTGSQLPIGQLRTDGKENLITSIEIAAAKNQDGTAIVPEVGIYFNGHLLRGNRTTKQSADGFNAFESFNYPHLVEAGVNITYHKEMIRKPDFSKPMTPHFKLDNNVIIFSLFPGVREDLIRHIIATPNLKSIVMRTFGSGNAPQNPWLISALKEGTRKGKVIINISQCLEGRVEMGRYDTGYQLKEAGVVSGFDSTVESAVTKLMFLQSQYDDPEQIRRYMQRSIRGEITV; encoded by the coding sequence ATGCAGACAAAGGTACTTCTCATCTACACAGGCGGAACGATTGGCATGAACTGCAACCCGCGAACAAAGGCGCTCGAACCATTCGACTTCGAGCACCTGCTGAGCAACGTTCCTGAACTGAACCAGTTTGACACAGAGATATCAACCTATCAGTTCCTGCCGCCAATAGACTCAAGCGACATGTCACCCATGCGCTGGACAGACCTGTCGCATGTGATAGCCGACAACTACGACAACTATGACGGATTCGTGGTGCTGCACGGAACAGACACAATGGCTTACACGGCATCGGCGCTGAGCTACATGCTTGAGAACCTCACAAAGCCTGTCATCTTCACAGGGTCGCAGCTACCCATAGGACAGCTACGCACCGACGGCAAGGAGAACCTCATAACGAGCATTGAGATAGCTGCGGCAAAGAATCAGGACGGAACAGCCATTGTGCCTGAAGTTGGAATATACTTCAACGGACATCTGCTGAGAGGCAACCGCACTACGAAGCAGAGCGCCGACGGATTCAACGCCTTTGAGTCGTTTAACTATCCGCATCTGGTGGAAGCCGGAGTGAACATCACCTACCACAAAGAGATGATAAGGAAGCCAGACTTCAGCAAGCCGATGACACCTCATTTCAAGCTTGACAACAACGTAATTATCTTCTCACTCTTCCCAGGAGTGCGCGAAGACCTGATACGCCACATCATAGCAACGCCAAACCTGAAATCCATAGTGATGAGAACCTTCGGCTCAGGCAACGCGCCACAGAACCCATGGCTGATAAGTGCGCTGAAAGAAGGCACGAGGAAAGGCAAGGTCATCATCAATATTAGCCAATGCTTGGAAGGACGAGTGGAGATGGGACGCTACGACACCGGCTACCAGCTGAAAGAGGCAGGAGTGGTGAGCGGATTTGACTCAACGGTGGAGAGTGCAGTAACGAAACTGATGTTCCTGCAGTCGCAATATGACGACCCAGAACAGATAAGACGCTACATGCAAAGAAGCATTAGAGGAGAGATAACGGTTTAA
- a CDS encoding GNAT family N-acetyltransferase, whose translation MKHVKLRALEPEDLDLLYRIENDKELWDISTTNVPYSRFLLHEYISNATGDIYADGQVRLIIEDEDKTTIGVVDLTNFDARNNRAELGLIIEKPYRNQGYGMSVLNEITSYCCSVLHLHQLYVIIDEDNVASLSLFEKYGFQKTAKLPDWLFDGKNYRQAVMMQKILAL comes from the coding sequence ATGAAGCACGTGAAGCTACGGGCACTTGAGCCGGAAGATTTGGATTTGCTCTATCGTATTGAGAACGATAAGGAGTTGTGGGACATCAGCACCACAAATGTTCCTTATTCACGTTTCCTGCTTCACGAATACATTTCCAATGCAACTGGCGACATCTATGCCGACGGACAGGTGAGACTGATTATTGAGGATGAGGATAAGACAACCATAGGTGTTGTTGACCTTACGAATTTCGATGCCCGAAACAATAGGGCAGAGTTGGGGCTTATCATTGAGAAACCCTATCGAAATCAGGGCTACGGCATGTCTGTCCTTAATGAGATAACTAGCTATTGCTGCTCTGTTCTTCATCTTCATCAACTGTATGTCATTATCGATGAAGATAACGTTGCCTCGCTTTCATTATTTGAGAAATATGGTTTCCAGAAGACAGCAAAACTGCCCGACTGGCTTTTCGATGGGAAAAACTATCGTCAGGCAGTTATGATGCAGAAGATTCTCGCGCTTTAA
- a CDS encoding glycosyltransferase family 2 protein, which translates to MKLSVIIVNYNVRYYVEQCVNSVERATRNIDTEIFIVDNDSRDHSVHYLHNRLKDRVEIIESSYNLGFARANNMAIRQSDGDYILLLNPDTIVGENSIKTVLDFMESHPKAGGVGVKMHNSNGSLAKESRRAIPTPFVSLLKMLGLSTRYYMSRLSWDEPGQIEIISGAFCMVRREVVDKIGGLDKDFFMYGEDIDFSYRILKAGYENWYVPANILHYKGESTQKTSYRYVHVFYQAMIKFFRKHYGHLSFLITIPIKLAIYLRAFLALLTMEYVHLHKKLGLTFNEGFSTIFCFVGSSGMLGECKKIARRKGLEASFCKSLDDIQPCDVLVYDTEMFSYEEIIKHANKHAGSFNIGTYSRRNHILITPTEVIVGS; encoded by the coding sequence ATGAAGCTTAGTGTTATCATAGTCAACTATAACGTGCGCTACTATGTTGAGCAATGCGTCAACAGCGTAGAGCGAGCCACGAGGAATATTGATACTGAGATATTCATCGTCGACAATGATTCGCGCGACCATTCCGTGCATTATCTTCACAATCGTCTGAAAGACAGAGTGGAGATTATTGAGAGTAGCTATAACCTTGGTTTTGCGCGAGCCAACAACATGGCTATTCGCCAGTCTGATGGCGATTATATACTTCTTCTCAATCCAGATACCATCGTTGGCGAAAACTCCATAAAGACTGTTTTAGACTTCATGGAGAGCCATCCTAAAGCAGGTGGAGTAGGTGTTAAGATGCACAACTCCAATGGTAGTCTCGCAAAGGAGTCGCGTCGCGCCATTCCTACGCCTTTCGTGTCGTTGCTTAAGATGCTTGGCCTTTCCACTCGCTACTATATGAGCCGTCTCTCTTGGGATGAGCCTGGACAGATTGAGATTATCAGCGGAGCGTTCTGCATGGTTCGCAGAGAGGTCGTTGACAAGATAGGCGGTCTCGACAAGGACTTCTTCATGTATGGCGAGGACATCGACTTTTCCTATCGCATACTGAAGGCTGGCTATGAGAACTGGTATGTTCCTGCAAACATCTTGCATTACAAGGGAGAGTCAACCCAAAAGACGTCTTACCGTTATGTCCATGTGTTCTATCAGGCAATGATAAAGTTCTTCCGCAAGCACTATGGTCACCTGTCTTTCCTTATTACCATTCCCATCAAGCTTGCCATCTACCTTCGTGCCTTCCTGGCTTTGTTGACTATGGAATATGTACACCTTCACAAGAAGCTTGGTTTGACGTTTAACGAGGGTTTCTCTACGATTTTCTGTTTCGTAGGCTCCAGTGGCATGCTGGGCGAGTGTAAGAAAATAGCACGTCGCAAGGGTCTTGAAGCCTCGTTCTGCAAGTCGCTTGACGACATTCAGCCTTGCGATGTTCTTGTCTATGATACAGAGATGTTCAGCTACGAAGAGATTATTAAGCATGCCAACAAACATGCCGGCAGCTTCAATATAGGTACTTATAGTCGTCGCAATCACATACTGATTACTCCTACCGAGGTAATCGTTGGTTCATAA
- the recR gene encoding recombination mediator RecR, which yields MQQQYPSRLLERSVQEFAKLPGVGRKTALRLVLHMLRQSDDDVEKFVSALSTMKKEVKFCRCCHNISDTDVCSICSDSRRDSSTICVVENIQDVMAIENTQQFKGLYHVLGGIISPMDGIGPSNLEIDSLVARVQEGGVKEVILALSPTMEGDTTNFYIFRKLADYDVKLSVIARGVSVGNELEYTDEITLGRSILNRTPFNGK from the coding sequence ATGCAGCAACAATATCCTTCACGTCTGTTGGAACGTTCAGTTCAGGAGTTCGCCAAACTTCCAGGAGTAGGAAGAAAGACGGCTCTTCGTCTGGTGCTTCACATGTTGCGCCAGTCAGACGATGATGTGGAGAAATTTGTCAGCGCCCTCTCTACTATGAAGAAAGAGGTGAAGTTCTGTCGTTGTTGCCATAACATAAGCGACACCGATGTGTGTTCCATCTGTAGCGATTCGCGTCGAGATTCATCTACGATATGTGTCGTTGAGAATATTCAGGACGTGATGGCCATTGAGAACACCCAGCAGTTCAAGGGCCTCTACCATGTTCTTGGTGGCATCATCTCGCCTATGGACGGAATAGGCCCCTCGAACCTCGAGATTGATTCCCTTGTAGCTCGTGTTCAGGAGGGTGGGGTGAAAGAAGTCATTCTTGCCCTTAGTCCTACGATGGAGGGCGACACCACCAATTTCTACATTTTTCGCAAGCTTGCCGACTACGATGTTAAGCTTAGCGTTATAGCCCGTGGTGTTAGCGTTGGCAATGAGCTTGAATATACTGACGAGATAACCCTTGGACGCTCAATACTCAATCGAACGCCATTCAATGGAAAGTAA